The following are encoded in a window of Manihot esculenta cultivar AM560-2 chromosome 8, M.esculenta_v8, whole genome shotgun sequence genomic DNA:
- the LOC110621523 gene encoding swi5-dependent recombination DNA repair protein 1 homolog — protein sequence MVRIKMMATGDPSMWRRRGTPRPVRIPTDSDEEAMDNPPPVPTTTDTAPTTGTEPRRSDSPDIQTYHRRNKARMIEPPPSSPTVAMDTQGGETPQEDTTSTSHGQKRLRTPSPPPPPPPPSPEQHPETPIDTHPASYEEGHLPNDLPKPAHSDHITQALTFNKASERAQLDRVSSLPYHASKYIHHGTLEALRLQD from the coding sequence ATGGTCAGAATCAAGATGATGGCCACCGGTGATCCCAGCATGTGGAGGAGACGAGGGACACCCAGACCTGTGCGCATTCCCACTGACAGTGATGAGGAGGCAATGGACAACCCTCCACCCGTCCCCACCACCACCGACACAGCACCGACCACTGGGACAGAGCCAAGGCGCTCCGACTCACCGGACATCCAAACCTATCACCGACGAAACAAGGCGAGGATGATTGAACCACCACCTTCTTCTCCAACAGTCGCAATGGACACCCAGGGAGGCGAAACGCCTCAAGAAGACACCACATCCACCAGTCATGGCCAGAAACGGCTAAGAACACCATCAccgccaccaccaccaccaccaccgagCCCGGAGCAACATCCAGAGACACCCATAGACACACATCCCGCAAGCTACGAAGAAGGCCATCTGCccaatgatttgcccaaaccagcCCACTCGGATCACATCACTCAAGCCTTGACTTTCAACAAGGCATCTGAACGAGCCCAGCTAGACAGAGTCTCTTCTCTGCCATACCATGCAAGTAAGTACATACACCATGGCACCCTTGAAGCACTGAGACTCCAAGACTAG